In one Musa acuminata AAA Group cultivar baxijiao chromosome BXJ2-5, Cavendish_Baxijiao_AAA, whole genome shotgun sequence genomic region, the following are encoded:
- the LOC103986038 gene encoding uncharacterized protein At3g27210 isoform X2, which translates to MLGDDKDLILKMGSCSSVDRDTDSTIRYRLGVNHKGRRLFIPSPAKEKPFDGKKTFDEVGSMSPESVNKEDIYFDSCAWLDSDCEDDFFSVKGEFTPSQGSTPIHQSSAPLTPRPVNSIYIDRSPETSSEPSPTGRKKLRELFRETLLVEREGSEPNAAEVEANKRINLHTTNTDPPPRQLNGTPYRFRAISFCSSTVTSSGDPKNRKERLCKSQHCCLPSLQSFGLDDRRQKMTTKHCTA; encoded by the exons ATGCTCGGTGATGACAAAGATTTGATTTTGAAGATGGGTTCGTGCTCTTCGGTTGATAGGGACACAGATTCTACCATAAGATATCGTCTGGGCGTGAATCACAAGGGCAGGAGGCTCTTCATCCCATCGCCTGCCAAGGAAAAGCCTTTTGATGGGAAAAAAACATTTGATGAAGTTGGTTCTATGAGCCCGGAATCTG TTAACAAAGAGGATATCTACTTTGACTCATGTGCATGGCTAGATTCAGACTGCGAAGACGACTTCTTCAGTGTCAAAGGAG AATTTACTCCTTCTCAAGGTAGTACTCCAATTCATCAATCAAGTGCACCATTGACCCCTCGACCGGTAAATTCCATATACATCGACAGGAGTCCAGAAACCAGCTCTGAACCTTCTCCAACTGGGAGAAAGAAACTACGAGAACTCTTCCGGGAAACCTTGCTAGTAGAACGGGAAGGAAGTGAGCCAAATGCTGCTGAAGTAGAGGCTAACAAAAGAATCAACCTGCACACAACCAACACCGATCCGCCTCCAAGACAACTAAATGGAACACCATATCGCTTCAGGGCCATTTCTTTTTGCAGCAGCACGGTGACATCAAGTGGAGATCCTAAGAACAGGAAGGAAAGATTATGCAAGTCACAACACTGTTGCTTGCCAAGCTTGCAGAGTTTTGGATTGGATGATAGAAGGCAgaagatgaccaccaagcattgcACTGCATGA
- the LOC103986037 gene encoding uridine/cytidine kinase UKL1, chloroplastic isoform X1 gives MPEKPMDEVMEAAAGAHFSGLRLDSLRLSSPSTPSSPSSARASQVLSPESASSAAAPRQPFLIGVCGGTASGKTTVCDMIIQQLHDHRVVLVNQDSFYRGLTGEESKHVQDYNFDHPDAFDTEQLLECMGKLKSGHSVNVPIYDFKNHRRCSESFRKVNASDVIILEGILVFHDPQVRNLMDMKIFVDTDADIRLARRIRRDTVERGRDVSSVLEQYGRFVKPAFDDFVLPSKKYADVIIPRGGDNHVAIDLIVQHIRTKLGLHDLCKIYNNVYVIQSTFQIRGMHTLIRDRDITTPDFVFYSDRLIRLVVEHGLGHLPFTEKQVVTPTGSVYMGVDFCKKLCGVSIVRSGESMENALRACCKGIKIGKILIHRDGDNGKQLIYEKLPKDISERHVLLLDPVLGTGNSANQAIELLIQKGVPESWIIFLNLISAPEGIHCVCKRFPSVKIVTSEIDVALNEDFRVIPGLGEFGDRYFGTDN, from the exons aTGCCGGAGAAGCCGATGGACGAGGTGATGGAGGCGGCTGCCGGCGCTCACTTCAGCGGGCTCCGCCTCGACTCACTCCGCCTCTCCTCCCCCTCCACCCCTTCCTCCCCTTCCTCCGCCAGGGCTTCCCAGGTCCTTTCCCCCGAATCTgcttcctccgccgccgccccgaGGCAGCCCTTCCTCATCG GGGTTTGTGGGGGTACGGCTTCCGGGAAGACCACCGTCTGCGACATGATCATCCAGCAGCTTCACGATCACCGTGTCGTTCTCGTGAATCAG GATTCATTTTACCGTGGCCTAACTGGTGAAGAATCTAAGCATGTCCAGGACTACAATTTTGATCATCCTG ATGCCTTTGATACTGAACAACTTCTAGAGTGCATGGGAAAGCTCAAGAGTGGGCATTCTGTCAATGTTCCCATAtatgattttaagaatcatcggcGTTGTTCTGAATCTTTCAGAAAG GTAAATGCATCAGATGTCATTATTTTGGAGGGCATCCTAGTTTTTCATGATCCTCAAGTCCGTAACTTGATGGACATGAAGATTTTTGTTGATACAG ATGCTGATATAAGGCTTGCCCGAAGAATAAGGCGTGATACAGTTGAGAGAGGTAGAGATGTCAGCTCAGTGCTTGAGCAG TATGGAAGGTTTGTGAAGCCTgcttttgatgattttgttcttccATCGAAGAAATATGCTGATGTGATCATACCACGTGGAGGTGATAACCACGTTGCAATAGATCTTATTGTACAGCATATACGGACAAAACTTGGTCTGCATGACTTGTGCAAAATCTATAATAATGTGTATGTTATTCAGTCAACGTTCCAG ATACGAGGAATGCATACACTTATTCGTGATAGGGACATAACAACACCTGACTTTGTATTCTATTCAGATCGTCTTATACGGCTG GTTGTGGAGCATGGTCTTGGTCATTTGCCATTTACTGAGAAGCAAGTGGTCACCCCTACAg GATCTGTATACATGGGAGTTGACTTTTGTAAGAAACTCTGTGGAGTGTCTATTGTCCGAAG TGGCGAAAGCATGGAAAACGCCCTGCGGGCATGTTGTAAGGGAATAAAGATTGGTAAAATTCTCATCCATCGTGATGGAGACAATGGTAAACAG CTCATATATGAGAAGCTGCCTAAGGATATCTCTGAACGGCATGTTCTACTTTTAGATCCTGTTCTTGGTACAG GTAACTCAGCTAACCAAGCAATAGAGCTCCTCATACAGAAAGGAGTTCCTGAGAGCTGGATAATTTTCCTCAACCTCATCTCG GCACCTGAGGGGATTCATTGTGTTTGTAAAAGGTTCCCTTCAGTGAAGATAGTCACCTCGGAGATCGATGTGGCACTGAACGAGGATTTTCGAGTTATTCCAGGGTTGGGCGAGTTTGGCGATCGATATTTCGGCACTGACAACTGA
- the LOC103986037 gene encoding uridine/cytidine kinase UKL1, chloroplastic isoform X2 encodes MPEKPMDEVMEAAAGAHFSGLRLDSLRLSSPSTPSSPSSARASQVLSPESASSAAAPRQPFLIGVCGGTASGKTTVCDMIIQQLHDHRVVLVNQDSFYRGLTGEESKHVQDYNFDHPDAFDTEQLLECMGKLKSGHSVNVPIYDFKNHRRCSESFRKVNASDVIILEGILVFHDPQVRNLMDMKIFVDTDADIRLARRIRRDTVERGRDVSSVLEQIRGMHTLIRDRDITTPDFVFYSDRLIRLVVEHGLGHLPFTEKQVVTPTGSVYMGVDFCKKLCGVSIVRSGESMENALRACCKGIKIGKILIHRDGDNGKQLIYEKLPKDISERHVLLLDPVLGTGNSANQAIELLIQKGVPESWIIFLNLISAPEGIHCVCKRFPSVKIVTSEIDVALNEDFRVIPGLGEFGDRYFGTDN; translated from the exons aTGCCGGAGAAGCCGATGGACGAGGTGATGGAGGCGGCTGCCGGCGCTCACTTCAGCGGGCTCCGCCTCGACTCACTCCGCCTCTCCTCCCCCTCCACCCCTTCCTCCCCTTCCTCCGCCAGGGCTTCCCAGGTCCTTTCCCCCGAATCTgcttcctccgccgccgccccgaGGCAGCCCTTCCTCATCG GGGTTTGTGGGGGTACGGCTTCCGGGAAGACCACCGTCTGCGACATGATCATCCAGCAGCTTCACGATCACCGTGTCGTTCTCGTGAATCAG GATTCATTTTACCGTGGCCTAACTGGTGAAGAATCTAAGCATGTCCAGGACTACAATTTTGATCATCCTG ATGCCTTTGATACTGAACAACTTCTAGAGTGCATGGGAAAGCTCAAGAGTGGGCATTCTGTCAATGTTCCCATAtatgattttaagaatcatcggcGTTGTTCTGAATCTTTCAGAAAG GTAAATGCATCAGATGTCATTATTTTGGAGGGCATCCTAGTTTTTCATGATCCTCAAGTCCGTAACTTGATGGACATGAAGATTTTTGTTGATACAG ATGCTGATATAAGGCTTGCCCGAAGAATAAGGCGTGATACAGTTGAGAGAGGTAGAGATGTCAGCTCAGTGCTTGAGCAG ATACGAGGAATGCATACACTTATTCGTGATAGGGACATAACAACACCTGACTTTGTATTCTATTCAGATCGTCTTATACGGCTG GTTGTGGAGCATGGTCTTGGTCATTTGCCATTTACTGAGAAGCAAGTGGTCACCCCTACAg GATCTGTATACATGGGAGTTGACTTTTGTAAGAAACTCTGTGGAGTGTCTATTGTCCGAAG TGGCGAAAGCATGGAAAACGCCCTGCGGGCATGTTGTAAGGGAATAAAGATTGGTAAAATTCTCATCCATCGTGATGGAGACAATGGTAAACAG CTCATATATGAGAAGCTGCCTAAGGATATCTCTGAACGGCATGTTCTACTTTTAGATCCTGTTCTTGGTACAG GTAACTCAGCTAACCAAGCAATAGAGCTCCTCATACAGAAAGGAGTTCCTGAGAGCTGGATAATTTTCCTCAACCTCATCTCG GCACCTGAGGGGATTCATTGTGTTTGTAAAAGGTTCCCTTCAGTGAAGATAGTCACCTCGGAGATCGATGTGGCACTGAACGAGGATTTTCGAGTTATTCCAGGGTTGGGCGAGTTTGGCGATCGATATTTCGGCACTGACAACTGA
- the LOC103986038 gene encoding uncharacterized protein At3g27210 isoform X1, whose amino-acid sequence MLGDDKDLILKMGSCSSVDRDTDSTIRYRLGVNHKGRRLFIPSPAKEKPFDGKKTFDEVGSMSPESAVNKEDIYFDSCAWLDSDCEDDFFSVKGEFTPSQGSTPIHQSSAPLTPRPVNSIYIDRSPETSSEPSPTGRKKLRELFRETLLVEREGSEPNAAEVEANKRINLHTTNTDPPPRQLNGTPYRFRAISFCSSTVTSSGDPKNRKERLCKSQHCCLPSLQSFGLDDRRQKMTTKHCTA is encoded by the exons ATGCTCGGTGATGACAAAGATTTGATTTTGAAGATGGGTTCGTGCTCTTCGGTTGATAGGGACACAGATTCTACCATAAGATATCGTCTGGGCGTGAATCACAAGGGCAGGAGGCTCTTCATCCCATCGCCTGCCAAGGAAAAGCCTTTTGATGGGAAAAAAACATTTGATGAAGTTGGTTCTATGAGCCCGGAATCTG CAGTTAACAAAGAGGATATCTACTTTGACTCATGTGCATGGCTAGATTCAGACTGCGAAGACGACTTCTTCAGTGTCAAAGGAG AATTTACTCCTTCTCAAGGTAGTACTCCAATTCATCAATCAAGTGCACCATTGACCCCTCGACCGGTAAATTCCATATACATCGACAGGAGTCCAGAAACCAGCTCTGAACCTTCTCCAACTGGGAGAAAGAAACTACGAGAACTCTTCCGGGAAACCTTGCTAGTAGAACGGGAAGGAAGTGAGCCAAATGCTGCTGAAGTAGAGGCTAACAAAAGAATCAACCTGCACACAACCAACACCGATCCGCCTCCAAGACAACTAAATGGAACACCATATCGCTTCAGGGCCATTTCTTTTTGCAGCAGCACGGTGACATCAAGTGGAGATCCTAAGAACAGGAAGGAAAGATTATGCAAGTCACAACACTGTTGCTTGCCAAGCTTGCAGAGTTTTGGATTGGATGATAGAAGGCAgaagatgaccaccaagcattgcACTGCATGA
- the LOC103986051 gene encoding uncharacterized protein At4g15970-like — protein sequence MASLETINISSCVLLQQNTKLRVLKKSLRRIARDDNILIIATLDAASRSLFDLFIESFRVGERTDVLIRHLLVLATDQKALEHCRSSHMHCHLLGAEGNSRSAADDGHVMMRQLEFQQTLVELGYSFIYTDLDVMWFRIPWHHLESGTYLGFATDLFEGDAKSLQNVPNGGLMYVKACSNNVELYKYWKLLCKQYPTADRQSILSKGLTDGVVPFNLRFQFLDTANFGGFCQPRGEPSKVCTVQANCCGSAEEKVRGLRSLIQDWKKYRSISMEEKEGGGGFSWSNTSRCEQ from the exons ATGGCAAGCTTGGAGACGATAAATATCTCATCATGTGTTCTTCTGCAGCAAAATACGAAACTACGAGTTCTGAAGAAGTCACTCCGAAGAATCGCAAGAGATGACAATATTCTCATAATTGCTACGCTCGATGCAGCCTCCCGATCCCTTTTCGATCTCTTCATCGAGAGCTTCCGAGTCGGCGAGCGAACAGACGTGCTGATAAGACATTTGCTGGTCTTAGCAACAGATCAAAAGGCTTTGGAGCACTGCAGGTCTTCCCACATGCACTGTCATCTTCTCGGCGCAGAAGGCAACAGCCGCTCGGCAGCTGACGATGGTCATGTGATGATGAGGCAGCTCGAGTTCCAGCAAACGCTCGTAGAACTCGGATACAGTTTCATATACACG GATTTGGATGTGATGTGGTTTCGGATTCCGTGGCATCACCTCGAGTCGGGTACCTACTTAGGTTTTGCTACTGATCTCTTCGAAGGAGATGCAAAAAGCCTGCAAAACGTGCCCAACGGAGGCCTCATGTACGTGAAGGCTTGCAGCAACAACGTTGAGTTGTACAAGTACTGGAAGCTGCTGTGCAAGCAGTATCCTACCGCAGACCGGCAATCCATTCTATCCAAGGGATTGACCGATGGTGTCGTTCCATTCAACTTGAGATTCCAGTTTCTCGACACCGCAAACTTCGGAGGGTTTTGCCAGCCCAGGGGAGAGCCGAGCAAGGTCTGCACGGTGCAGGCCAACTGTTGTGGGAGCGCAGAGGAGAAGGTGCGTGGCCTGAGGAGTCTGATACAGGATTGGAAGAAGTACAGGTCGATTTCCATGGAAGAGAAGGAAGGGGGAGGAGGGTTTTCTTGGAGCAACACAAGTAGATGCGAACAGTGA